GcctctgtgtgcgtgcgtggcgtaatataataatatgtatTGATAAATGTATTCTGCGTCCAAGCAAGGGTTAACAGCGACCCCCGCGGACCGTGGCGGAGACGAGAGAAGAGCCGCGTGTTTAGTGAAACATTATGTCAAGACTCtgacaagaaaatgaaatgtgcaaCATCAATCAGCCGATGAGGATGGAGATCAAACGAGGCTCTACACTCCTGCATCTGGTTCTGTTtggacccccccccctccctttttcccctctctcgtccttttctctttcttctctggttctctctcctctgttctTCTGAGAAGCGGCCGTGCCACGACATTCTTGTCTTGCTTTGTTAGCTCATTTTTTCCATCATGGTGGCATGGCGCCATGCGAAAGGTGAGCGCCAGCATTCGCCCGGGCAACAATGACTTTCCTGTCCCGGCACCAGGGCTCCCAGTAAAGCCGGCTCTAAAGCCGCCGATCCCGGACTCCACCGGGCTTGTTATGTAAATAGAACTATATGTAAAAGCCCGTCTTCCCGCTTTGATGCCGGagtcttttttcttcttttttttctcccgctGCCATGATTGAACCCAAATGTGACGGCGCTGCTCCGTGTTCTGCGTCGCTGTCAGGCTGAAATGTAAACCGACGCAATCACGAGGCTCATCAGAACTCTTGTGAGCCGCCGCGCTCACGTGCAGCCGCTGTAATCGCACCCAAGATGTTTGATAGAAGTTGTCAATAGTGCTTCacactgacatgaaacaatccGTGCCTCAGTTCTCAGCACTTCGTTTACGGCCAGACCTTCTGTGAGCGAGCCCCGGGTGACTGGGCCGGAGCAGGGACGTACACCATGCCTTTGTCTTTCGCTGGGGCACATAAAGGTAGAGTTCGCCCAGAGTTTGACTTTGAGCAGGGCCGCGTACATCTGTGGCTCAGTTGACACCAGTACTACACGAATGAAGCAAGATGCTTTCCAGCAGTGTCGCTACCAGCTGACTCGTGCAAGGCAGCAACTGACAAACTAATCGTGATGGACcgatgaggattcatgaaacagcgcaGTAGGTGGTGCTCCACTTTGACAATCTGCAAATGATGTGAAAAATCATCAATATCATCGTACAAATCCTAAGCTTTTATGCTttttcttctgaaaatgaagacactgtttcatgtcaGCCCTTCACTACAAACCAGTGAACCCCAAACATCTCGGCAAATCTTGGATGCCTGCTGTTAATATTGCTTTTGTGTTGAAAAGTAATTTGGTGGCGCCAACAATAGCGTTGTAGTGAACGCACCATTGTTTACCTTCTGTGtactctgaggaggaggaggtatgGGTTAGGGCACTTCACATTCTTGCTTGAGTCCAGCAACAGATGACCTTGGTCTACACCTACTCCAGTGAAAATGGAAGTTACCATGGAATGCAGTCGCTTGAGTAAAAGTATGAGCAAATTTCTTTGGAAACCAGTCAGTTCACGGTCATAGTGTTACACCAATAGTCTCATAATGTAACCATCTGCAGCCCATTATTACAGATCCCGACCACCAGGTAGAGAGATGTATAGATGTGCTAGTGTTCTGGTGCTAATAACGTCAAGGTCATGGGTTCAATTCCCATACTAACCGTCGACCCAATAGAAGGCAACATGTCACAGTGAGGAGAGTCAGCCCATCAACATTTTGGTAGGCTGAGTAGCGACACTACAGTAGGCAAGGTGTTTGCGAACTGATCCATTGTAAAGTCACTTTGGCTAAGAGCACCTGCTAAATGACATGGAATGCAAAAGTTAGCAGGGTTGTTTGGAAATGTAGGGGAGTAAAAGTATATTTAGTTTTAAATGGATTTGCTCAAACAATAAATCTCCTGAAAAGCAGTTGAGCACATGTACttgtatttttcatgtattaGTCAGGACCGACGTCCGTATCTGAACGTCTGGATCCTCTGGTAGGTTGTGCTGCTAAGATCGTCTGAAGAAAGGAGACCAGTTAGAATCCATGTGAGATGGACAAATGAGCTCCACCTGCTCCTTTCTCGATTGTCTTTGAAGAAAGTATTTGCAGGATGAACATCTCTACGTCAGCGAGGTCAACACAAAATGAGATGGGAGGAACCAACCTGCTGTGATGCAGGGAGTTATGGGTAGATGAAAcactattgcagggttgatgacacagtatccttattttcagaggcctcaagatggcgctcttgactttgaaatgatgtgaggtttcattgaagtagttgttcaAGGCCAAGCCTCTTAACCGCAGACCGTGCCACCTGGTGGCTCCTgggaatcaggacactgtttcatgaaacctcactagCAGGACGGAGTTATGTGCTTCCACTCTTGTGGATGGAATGAGGGAAAGTGCTCTGACCCTCAACCTCAGGTGCTGTCTCAACTTCACACACGGGTGATGTATGGCGGTGCTGAGAGAACTGGCACGACCACTTGTTGTTCACGAGGCTGATAATCATGACATCATCTATACAGCTAGCTCAGCTTTCACTTGTTTCGGTAAATCATCTCAGATGTGACACATCTTCCTAAAAACAGTTTGGAGGTGTTGAAACAGGAAATGCAAGATTAACAGTGGAAAACTCCGCTGTGATCCACGCATGACTCATGCTGGTTGTGACGCATGAACGCTGAAGTGGGCTGGATGGTGGGAAACAGAGGTAGATGTAAAAGACGTTGAGTCATTTCTTCAAATTGCAGGTTTGGATCTCGTGTGGCCTGTAGGGTCTTGAGCCCCCGACGTCATTCTGCTCCTGCTGCGTCACCACTGCCAGTGCAGGGAGTCAGGCTAAGTGTCTGCAGACACGGtgaaggtggaacatgtgcaAACCCCGGAGGACATGAGGAGCACAATTAGGGGCTGCCTCACCTCAGAAAACTCAGGTCAGAGGGCCACTGAGGTCGCAGGGTCACTCAGGGTCCTGCCTGAGCTCCAGTcccagttaaaaaaagaaggaggagaagaggatgtCCATGTTTGCACTGCGTTTTCTTACTCATGAACATAAGAGTTCACTGTCACGCAGTCGTTCCCAAAATACACACGTCCACGTCTCCATCTGTTGCCATGttgtaaaaataatttcattcattctcttGACAATTTTGGATTCTTTATTAAACACAGTTCTGTCAACACAAGTCAACACCTCTCTCAACAATGTCCCTCTTCAAAAACAATCTGTTTATGAAAAATATTACATTGAATggaggtttaaaaataaaaaaactgtgtgAAGCTGTCTTTGTGCATGAACACTTTGTAAACTCgggagatgttttgttttgttcattacatACGTGATGCTACCAACAGTATATCTAACATCAGGCGCCTTCTTACTTGACAAAAATGCTTCATAATCATAACTCACTTGTCAGCATTACAGAGTCCTGTGCTGGGGTGAAGGCTGTGGCTGTGGATATGGAGGAAGACAGTCGTGATAAGGTCATCTGATAACTAATACAGAAGCACTGAAGGAAAATACAAGACTGGAGGAACAATCGCACCGGTCCCCAAGGACATTACAACCACTAGACAACTAGACCTACTTGCAGTAACATGAACCTTTCCTTCTCGTCTTTCAGAGCAGAATTATTTGCACTGCAACATAAAGCTACCTATCTGCCTATAAATGCCTATCAGAGGGGCCGGTCATGTGAGCAGCTTTGATGCTCTGTAAGCACTCTGTCGGACAGCAGGACTAGTTTTTCTTCAGGTTTTCTCTGAGCTGTTTATGGTGTAATTCTATCTGAGAATGTGTTCACCCGAAGCATTGAAGCTCCAGTTGCTTGTTCGCTCTTTCGCCCCTCAAGTGAATGGAGAAGTTGCTTCCACAACCCTAAActgtactgaccactgcagacctgGCTACTTGCTGTTTCATAGCGTCGCTGCTTCTGAGCTCACCACCATGACCAAGGCTACAAAATAATCCTCACTTACTCAGTTACTCAGTAATATTAATTCCATGGTACTAAGCTGCTGGTACACACGCAAATACGTTTATTCTTGgaaatatatgttccctaatatAAAGTGCGACCATTTGAAAGAATGTCAATAATGGAGAATATTTATGGGAAAAATGTGTTGAGATGATCTGTCACCTGCAGTAGAAGAGTTCTTGTTCCAGACCATATGTttttattaggggtgggattccattaattactgaatcaaatgatggacccatacatacatttaaacaacaacatattgtttattttgcatcagtttgacaatagcacaataaatcacgatggagGCTATAtgcaagtttttatatcaccttatttaaactgaagctcttttaatgtcttgaaaatatttgtataagaatttcaattttataagaatttcaagtccattcagactagtggaaactctggccattgtgtagcgaaaaacatccctggacaaaagcaaacaaaagcttctgtttgcttttgttcagggatgttttttcctccatgtttgttgttgttgttatcatcctagctgccacgtgtcttgtgcatcagtgtgatcagtggaccaggaactcctgcactgacaaaggttccctgttgtctggagagcaaactgttcaattaaattgaattaaattaaatttgttgtaattaatgaattgtaattaacttgttaaagtacCACCACTGGTTTTTATACTTTCCATAATGGAGCGCACCATCTTGAACCAGGGGCTCAGCATTGCGGCAAACAAAACCTCCCGTGTTCGTGTTGTGATATTGGGCATTGAGGTGTTTCCTGTTGATTTCTGCTCTAATCAGGAGAAATGTAGAGATGGGGGTGCATGCGGAGGCTGCAGCCCAAATCTGGAACCCATAAAAGCCGCAGACGTCCCTGAAACATTAGAGTCAGAGCACTTCTCATTGGTCGGGAGCACCACTTACCCCTTTCCACCACCACCCGCCCCACGAACGCtggcttcctgtctgtgtgCCTGGTTCAGGTCGGATCACGCCCTCTGGAGGTCCGGGGAGCCAATGAGACGCACCGGAGGGACCCGGGTCAGCGCTGCAGTATAAAAGAGTTGGAGGTGGACAAGCCTGTCAGatggtttgttgttgttccGTCTGCCAGGTTGAAGGGGAATGTGAGCGCGAGACATTTTACAAGGTGACCAGGAAACAGGACGCCCACTCTGATGGAGACCCAGCAGAGCTGAAGACCAGGCGCAGTTTCGCTTTGCTCCAGGGGATAAAAAGCATCTTGCCCGCTCTGCAGTTTGGTCGGACGTTGGACAACGATGAGAGAAGAGGTGTCCTGCACCAACTCCCCAGAAGGAGGCCTGGGTGCGAGTGAGGAAGAGCTGGAGCGCAGTCTGAAGAAGAGCATccagcacagcagcagaaaacgtTCCCCTCACCCCAAAAAAGACAGCCTAAGCCAGacggaggagagcagcagcggcagcccCGCCAGCCTGCTGCCGTCCAAGAGGGTGAAGAAGAGCCCCACCACGGTTTTGACTCTGGCCCCTAGCTCGCTGGGCCCTCGGCCCGACCAGCCCTTCGAGGACCTTCACTCCCAACGGGTCATCGCTAACGTTCGCGAGCGCCAACGCACGCAGTCGCTGAACGACGCCTTCGCATCGCTGCGCAAAATCATCCCCACGCTGCCATCGGACAAGCTGAGCAAGATCCAGATCCTGAAGCTGGCCTCGCGCTACATCGACTTCCTCTACCAGGTGCTGCAGAGCGACGAAATGGACGCTAAGCTGGCCAGCTGCAACTACCTGGCCCACGAAAGACTGAGCTACGCCTTTTCCGTCTGGAGGATGGAGGGCGCCTGGGCCATGTCCACCAGCCACTAGCACTCCCCCTCTACCCTCTCGTGTCCACGTCTTCCCCCCGCTGTTCCTGTTCACATCTGCTCTGTTTGTGCGTCTGCAGACCGACTTCTTAAAGTTTTCTGTGTCCCCTTCTGCTCCTCTCAACATCAAACCTGCTCTCCCTCTGCAACgtctgtcctcctgtctgtccAACACTTTAGTTCCGTGCACCGGGAGAGAGACGCTCCACAGCCGCACCTCAGGTGAGACCACACACTTGACCCAAGGAAATGACTCTTACTGATGCCGCCGTTCAAATTCATCCACACAAGAGGgagttttattgacattagagaaacataaaaaagtaatatGGAGTAATAACTTAAAAACATTCATCttatttttaaagacaaactttgtaaaaacattcgTGACAttaccttctgaacatcaacaTTAAGATGTTTTTCTCAGCGACTTGTAGCTCATCCATATTGTTTGctggataaaaaacaaacaatttattGGTCGTATTCATTCACAGTCCAGAGTCAAAATATCTATTCAACAGAGGGAACAAAGCAGATGTAACTGTTCAATTTCGCCCTTAAATTGCCAGATAGCTTCCGCTGAAGGACTTAGTGGGGCCTGACCATGAGAAGGTTGGTGTGTTGGGAGGCTATACAGTGAGGAAAGTGCTCCCATTCATTTCAGCAGGCAACAACTGGTGCAGCTagctgtgtgtttctgtctctttttgCCGTTGCTCTCTGgtgttttggatttttggattCGCTATAGATGCATGCCAAGTTGATCCCAGTGTGAGGCACTGAAGGCAAGGGTGTTAATGAAACAGAAGAACAACACAGCATCATGGAAAATCTaataaagagagaaaacaatTAGAGAATACGGAGGACTTAATGGACGACACAggtttcagttgttttcttatAGCTCCACATGAAAAAGCAAAGTGAAACCTTAAAAGTGAAGGAGCAGGTCCCACTGGAGAGGAGGGAAAGTTAAAGAGTCACATCTCCTGCTGCTCGCTGCTCAGACTCTTGTATCCAGTGTCGAGCAATCAGTCCCCGGCGGGGCCCAGACAAGGAGGAACCTTGAGATTGGAAACAGTTGTGAGGCTTCAGGAAGGTGTGTGTGCCCAGGCCTGGGGTCAGCACTGCCGTGTTGAAGACTTTCATTAGCTCTGTGTGGGAGAGATCGAGATGTTGAATTTCAAGCTCGCACGCCCGCCAGGCTCTTGTTGGGACAGGAAGTGTAAACGTCTTGTGTGATCTGTGTTCGTGCCGGGACAGCTAGCGAGTTTAGAATAAAAGACAAGTGTGTGAGAGCGGACGGCTAACActgtccagacacacacaccgggCCACGTGCTCCCTGCAGGTGTTCCCCACTGTTGTTACTGAGCCTCCCTGGCCAGTGCTGTGTGTCCATGAACGCAGCACGGCAGTCATTCCCTCCACTCCTGCCCGCTGTCATGCTGTCACTGACTCCGCAGGAAGCCCAGGTCGAACGTTTGCTTCATCTCATCGAACATCCATAACCAAATTAATCAGGATGTCACCTTGTTGGAAGGGATGGCTGTGAAACCAATGTTGAGGAGCATGTGACCGTGAGCGCGACCCTCAGTCGGACTCACAATGACTCAATTGTTCTGTTTGAGCTGGAAAACAACTCTCATCTTTCTGTTTACTCTACAATCAAAATGCCTGTCACTGCTCCTCAGCCCCGCTTCaggcctgagtgtgtgtgtgtgcgtgcgcgcaaGAGTCCAGCTGTTGGACCCGCATTAAACCTCTGGCCTCACTGATCCAGGACCAGATACAAGTCATCTAATTactctgagaaaaaaagtctaATACCACAGTCGAAGCTCTTTATATTTACAGCCAAGGAAGgcaggtgtgtgtatgtgtgtgtgtatgtgtgtgggaaCACACTCATGCAGCTGCATCGCTGACTGACTGTTTGTTTGACACGTGGACAACCTTAAACCAAAAATGCATCTCAGCCGTCAACAATGTTCCATTGTGTCCAAGCATCTGttcatatataatataatataatataatataatataatataatataatataatctaaATTAATgtgtacaaataaataaataaaaatgtattgatcCAAATAAGAGACACTTAAAGTGGATCTGTAACATCATAACCAAGACATCACCAAGATAAAtgagactaaatgagattgtACTGATGGTCAGAACAATTACATAAACAAAAAACCTGTCAGAATTcagaggcaaaaaaaatctttattcaGCAAACAGttcactcatcactggagcacttcctcaAGTGCCAtgtgtaatataatataaagctGCTCATGGACAGACAGAGGGTCTTCAATGTGCCATGTTTCCTTCACATCAACT
Above is a window of Synchiropus splendidus isolate RoL2022-P1 chromosome 6, RoL_Sspl_1.0, whole genome shotgun sequence DNA encoding:
- the LOC128760800 gene encoding twist-related protein 2-like, which codes for MREEVSCTNSPEGGLGASEEELERSLKKSIQHSSRKRSPHPKKDSLSQTEESSSGSPASLLPSKRVKKSPTTVLTLAPSSLGPRPDQPFEDLHSQRVIANVRERQRTQSLNDAFASLRKIIPTLPSDKLSKIQILKLASRYIDFLYQVLQSDEMDAKLASCNYLAHERLSYAFSVWRMEGAWAMSTSH